The window ataagttttttttttttttttttttttttttttttttttttttttttttttttcagagtaACCTTAATGGATgagacaaaaataaaacttatgACTAACTTGATAAAAATTCGAGTTTATGCAACAGATCAACCATCTATGTTGATGGTAGATATTGTGTAAATTCACATCCTCAAACTCTAGATACAAAGCTGCCCCCTCAAACGCTAGATACAAAGCAGCCCTCTAAAATTTGGTGAACAGGAACTCGTATTTCATGTGATATTAGTtgaatagtttttattttattttatagtacTGTGACAATGGATAAATACAACAAACGATGGACTTGCATTTTATTCAGACATcgataaaattttgaaagtgaTTTCAACTCAATTCAAAGAAAAGAGCGCCCCATACTATAATTACAAACTAATTTTTATCCTCAAAAAAACAAGTCACAAATCAAGTTGGGAAACTCGTACGAAATAGTGTCCCATTCCTCGCTAATTCCGTATCTAGCTAACTCATGGTGACGTGATTGCTTCTCTATGATCATGATTCAATTTATAAACTTTGAAGAAGGCCTCTAGCACAAGAGATGGTCTTTGACATGGCACCCGAATTGTAGTTGGTGCGTGAGAAAAGTGAAATCAAAGAATAAGTCAAGATTAGCATGACATATCAGGAGTATTGTAAGGTTGTCGGGGCCCAAAATTTCTCCCAGCACAGTTAATAACGGGCCTACAATGAAGATCTTCTTCCACCACTTGCATGGCTGGTAGTGAAAGCGTTAATGGTTGAATAGCTAAACTCTCTGAATTTTGAGGCGCTAAAATTTAAGAAGCTTCTAAATAGTATGTAACTTTGGGAGTTTTATACAGGCTTTAAAGAATAAGCTAGCGGAATTTATGAGACCAaccacttttcttttttatttctttggtcggaaaataaaattttcattaaaaatagagaaaattacACAAAATGCTCACTGTATCAATCTTTTTACAATGCAACCAAATGCTCACAAAATGAACAATCAGATTTAGGGCTGGTTTTTGAAgaaaatgctttttttttttttttattatttttttttattatttttttttattatttttttttattctaaaagcacttcaagtgtttttctagGTTTTACTTGTATTTTACTAGATATtgattccaaaaacattttcaaaaaaaaaaaaaaaaaaaaaaaaaaaaaaaaaaaaaaactttgagctattttaaaagcacttccaaacgagctttTAAACATTGAGATTTAAAGCTACTACAAGTGTTACTTATTACTATGGTCTAAtagcattcctcttcacttgtaagtgagagaccTTATGTTTGATTCTCAAGCGAATTTAAACtgcattattgctaacccattgtctAGCTAAGTCGACATTTTTCCTtcaatgtagataatatcatttgttcataaaaacagaagaaaaagaacactATTGCAAAATAGATATTTTACGGTTATAAATTTGAACCATTCAATACTACGGGAAATTATAACCACACCCTTTTATATGCAAAGCCAATTAACGtacaaacaaaatttcaattcaattatgcagcttaaaaaaaattgtttttacaaaATCTTTTCATCACTTGCCATACGTGTATCACTTCCACGCTCACTAGTATTtacacattttttaatttttctttcagCTATCTCTTTGTAaattaaaaacagaaacaaaatttcTCATATCAAATCAACTATCCTTGCTTCATTTCAGCAGGGGGCATAAAGCTCTCCATTGTCAAACCCCATATATTAAAATCCACCTCATCAATCTTCCACGTTTCCTCCATCTCCCTCTTGTGGTTTGCAGATTGCTCACCATATCTGAACACCTTAACCCTAGTCCTCCCACTATGAGCAATGTTGATGCCGTCGACGTACTTGTAATCTTGTATGACCGACTCGGTGCTCGTCTCCCAAAACACATCCGTGTCGTCCCCTTTGTTTTTCATGCTAAGTAGCCTTGAGTCCTCAAATTTCACCAGTAGACCCGATCGCTGGCTAAAATATCCCCATATTGTGTGGTGAATTATCTCATAGTTTGGACCACTCTGTGCCTCACGAATTGCTGGACTTGTTTCTAGCTTGAGGATGAAGCAATCGTCGTCGTGGATGATCTTCTCACCGATGCACATTGCATCTGCGAATAGATTGGCCGTGGCCCTTGGGTCTAAACCCTGCATATGTTCACGTCGAATCAGTTCTCAATGCCATGAAATTAGTTACCCTACTGAACAGTTTTTAAGAAATGTAgcaaaaacaaatatttaagAAGAAAATCTTCACACATTTACTCACCACTGCGTCTGTCAATGGGATCCCACTTGTATTGACAAATTAATTCTATCAGATATGTGGATCTATTTAGTatagattttgttttgttacatTATAGAAATTTGAATCCTAAACCTAGCTAGCCTGCTTATACCACGTCACTAGGCTAATTCCATTTGCTTATATAATACAAATTTTGAGGTACGGGTTCAAGATTAGTTTTATGCACTTTAATTGAGATTCTGTGGCGGATTCACGTACGCGAGTGGCATGTCTGTTTGAGACGAATTTCCGTAAATGTGGTGCAAATAGTTTTGTTCTCGTTCCTACAAGAAATCAGAATATGTTGaagaatatatgtatatgtacctGTAGAAAACGGCGCAAAGGTCTAGGTGGGCCTTGAGAGACGGCTGTTTGTTGGTTAGAGGAATGCCTCCATGAAAGCTTGCCATTGCTTCCACAGATAACCTTGCAGCCGGACACAACAAGTTCTAAGCACCACAAGTCCGGATCCTTTTGCCACAGCACGAAACCACCCCTCTCGGCTGAGCTCCTTTTCACCTCAACGCTCACGTCCCCTTGGTGAAAATCCGATGCACTGATCTTTACCTCGCCGGTCACACACATGCTGGTCACCGAGTTCAGTGCTGGTTGCCCTCCGGTTGCTGCTGTGTACTGTTGCACGATGTATTTGGCTGTTGAAGCTTGCTGTAACATATTGAGTAGAATTATTGTGATTATTTCAAGCATAGGAAGTGATCTTCAGATTcttattattgtgttggaaCTATTGCACGATGTATTTGAATGTTGattctttctttatttatttacaataCGTATATTCTCTTTAGGTATTCATTCGAACGAATTGTCTCAACTCGTATTAGTTAGAGATTTTGTCAATAATATTAATGTAATAAGTAAAGGTGGTGGATGCCTTATAACCATGCATTTTCAGCAACAACAATAGAAATCCGTAACAAAGTATAAGAAATTAATGACTATGAAAAGGATCGATGATTCTTACGATGGAAGAATCTCTAACTGGACGATGGACGGAATGTCCCAATTGAACTTGAAGAGGGATGAGAGGAGAGCCAACAAGGTAAAGCAAGAACCGCAGCTCGTTTAAGCGTCCAGCGATGACCGGCGCAGACCATTTGTCGGAAGTTTGAGCCTTCATCCACGTTAACATGTTCTGCCATCGCAAATGCACATTGCTTCCCATACTCGTGAACATCTCTTCTGGTATGGGGACCTCAAGAACCGTCTCGAGGCCATCTTCTTTATCAATATTTGGACAAAGCTTCCTCATGTGTATTACGATCTCATAAAAGAGagaagggaaaaggaaaaaaaaaagaaagagacttAGAGTCAAAGGGCTTAATTAAAACGCCTTGCTCTCCTTCCTCAAACCTGATGAGGGAAAAGAGGGAACTAAGTGGAGAGAGTGGAGATGGTGAGAGGATGGGAATGGATGTGAATTTGCCAGAGGTTCTCCTTGCTTGTAGGTGTCATGTGGGCAAGATTAGATGGATTTGATTTGTTAACTTTCTATTTTAGGTGCATAGTTAAGCTAAATTGAATAACAAATAATTGTATTCTTACTAGTCAGAAAATTCGCATTGCTATAGTCTAACATGTCCACTTGAACAATTGTATATCTGTGTCTTTAAATCCTTCAAATTACAAAACCATTCTCGTCTCATTTTAATAGAAGTAAATGATTATGAGGTGACAAGAAATTATTGACATACATACAGAGCTTCACCTAATTTTCTgttcaaattataaaaaaatttatccaaAATGATTCCTGAAACTACCATGACTCATCACAGTGACTCATgcgatttaaaatcaatagaggTGATTCTTGAGATTATTCACCGTCACTCATTTTGatctttttatgaaaaatcttcattaaattgaggatatttttgtcaaattaacaCTTTCCTTTGAAATgatgatttcttcaatttaatgGAGATTGTTCACAAAATGACCGATTGACATAGAACAATCTCAaattattttggctaaaaagccaaatTTATATGGCAAATTGCTATCCATTGCTTTTTTTACTGCATTCCAACACCATTTGCAACGTCAAATTTAGAATCATCATCACAAGTGTTTCTACAGAAAAGCATTTCCATCATCACAAGTGTTTCTACAGAGAAGGATTGTGGCAGTTTCTTCTCTTTTCGTTATGCTTTTTCCTTTGTGCTTTTTCTACTgtgttttcccttttttctatCAATCATGTTTAGT of the Pyrus communis chromosome 1, drPyrComm1.1, whole genome shotgun sequence genome contains:
- the LOC137729697 gene encoding uncharacterized protein, with amino-acid sequence MRKLCPNIDKEDGLETVLEVPIPEEMFTSMGSNVHLRWQNMLTWMKAQTSDKWSAPVIAGRLNELRFLLYLVGSPLIPLQVQLGHSVHRPVRDSSIQASTAKYIVQQYTAATGGQPALNSVTSMCVTGEVKISASDFHQGDVSVEVKRSSAERGGFVLWQKDPDLWCLELVVSGCKVICGSNGKLSWRHSSNQQTAVSQGPPRPLRRFLQGLDPRATANLFADAMCIGEKIIHDDDCFILKLETSPAIREAQSGPNYEIIHHTIWGYFSQRSGLLVKFEDSRLLSMKNKGDDTDVFWETSTESVIQDYKYVDGINIAHSGRTRVKVFRYGEQSANHKREMEETWKIDEVDFNIWGLTMESFMPPAEMKQG